ACCGGTCCTGCTGTTAGAACTTCCGGTGTCCAAGTCCAAGTCGGCTGGTGTGCGGGTTTATAAACTTTTACCATCTTTGTTTTCCCGGCCTTCTTTGCCTCTTCTAATTGGCGTTCTTTGGTCTTAATATCCGTATAAGTAACAGGGCCTTGAACAGTTCTCTGTTTAGTGCTTTGAGCATAGATACCTGTGGTTTGCACTAGAAAAATCAGTGCAAAAATCGCTCCAGCTACAGGTAGATATTTATTTTTTTTCATAAGATAAGTCGCTCAAAGGTGTGTTTAGAGCACGTTAAGATAGCAGTTTTTATCAAATTATCAAGTCAAGACACAGCTTTAAAATCAATTTGTTGTTTAAATAGGTCTACCTTAGATACAACCACCTTGATTTTTTGGCCAACCTTATATATCTTTTTGGTTGACTTACCCCGTAGGAGGTTCCGGGCCTCATCAAGTATATAAAAATCATCATCCAAATCGGAAAGATGGATCAAACCACTGAGGATAAACTCGGGCAGCTCCACAAAGAAGCCATAATTGCGGATTTCCGTGATCATGGCGTCAAAGGATTGTTTTTTAGAAGATTCCGCCTGCATCAGGAAAAATTGCAATTTTTTCAGCTTAACAGATTCCATCTCAGCTTCAGCTGCTACACGTTCAGTCGCCGAGATGTGTAGGGCTACCGGCCCGATTGTTGCAGCAGTATAAGGGGCCGGTTTGCCCCTCACGATACTTTCACAGACCCGGTGAACGATCAGGTCGGAATAACGGCGGATGGGTGAGGTAAAATGGGTGTAATTGACTTTGGCTAGTCCATAATGCCCGAGAGCCTTGGTCGCGTAACAAGCACGTTTCAGAGATTTGAGGAATCCAAGCTTCATTCCGTATTCTTCCGGCGTGCCTTTAATTGATTGGAGGAATTTCTGCACTTCCCCTTTGACGCTGAGGTCACCGACCTTGTAACCGCTGGCAATGGCCGTCTCCCGGAAATCGGCGAGTTTTTCGGCGTCCGGTTTTTCATGGATCCGGTAAACACAGGGTAAATTACGGTTCTTGAACTCCAAGGCCGTTACCTCGTTGGCCGCAAGCATGAATTCTTCAATGAGTTGATGCGAAATGTCGTTTTCGACCTTTTCGATTTTTACCGGGACCCCGTCTTCGTTCACCCAGACTTTGACCTCGGGGAATTCCAAATCCAGACTCCCTTGTGAAAAACGTAATTTGCGCAGGATGGACGCCAGTGCCCACATATCTTTGAGCTTGTCCTTGATTTCATCGAGGGTGACGGGGCGTTTAGGCTGGCTGATGGTGTCCTTGTCCATTTTATATTGGAAGGGATTTTCAGGGAGTTCACTGGCTCCATCCAGCAGGGCAAAAGCTTGTTTGTATGTCAGGCGCTTTGATGAACAAATGACGGATTCGTCGAATTCATAATTTTTAATATGCCCAGCTTTTG
This portion of the Verrucomicrobiota bacterium genome encodes:
- the rnr gene encoding ribonuclease R encodes the protein MDLHKRLLDIFLSPKFQPLDKNQIAHKLGITVDQKGQLRKSLQELEDSGQIVLLKKGRYCLPSNADLVAGTILMNEKGFAYVVADAEPGTKKQQDIYIAPADTATAMHKDKVLIRINRTSSPQYRKGKIVMPKPGEERKPEGRVIKILERVRTQIVGTLQKSKNFFYVVPDDPRIAIDVYVPQPKSGNIGDKVVVKLAEWEHRHINPEGEITEILGSADDPRIDILAIIRKHDLPTEFPESVLEEAAQFDPVVPESISRSRRDLRHEFIITIDPDDAKDYDDAVQVERLKNGDWLLGVHIADVSHYVRMGGELDKEAQKRGNSVYLADRVIPMLPERLSNGLCSLKEGVDRLVKSAFITFSKAGHIKNYEFDESVICSSKRLTYKQAFALLDGASELPENPFQYKMDKDTISQPKRPVTLDEIKDKLKDMWALASILRKLRFSQGSLDLEFPEVKVWVNEDGVPVKIEKVENDISHQLIEEFMLAANEVTALEFKNRNLPCVYRIHEKPDAEKLADFRETAIASGYKVGDLSVKGEVQKFLQSIKGTPEEYGMKLGFLKSLKRACYATKALGHYGLAKVNYTHFTSPIRRYSDLIVHRVCESIVRGKPAPYTAATIGPVALHISATERVAAEAEMESVKLKKLQFFLMQAESSKKQSFDAMITEIRNYGFFVELPEFILSGLIHLSDLDDDFYILDEARNLLRGKSTKKIYKVGQKIKVVVSKVDLFKQQIDFKAVS